A window of Komagataella phaffii GS115 chromosome 1, complete sequence contains these coding sequences:
- a CDS encoding MAP kinase kinase that plays a pivotal role in the osmosensing signal-transduction pathway has product MTDSVSSSFNNLNLLDDFDEETAELEKLQEEQKPSISRNSSTNRRQQQNGGVNDALRARVRAFQEKRRTQQDKNETSDDTSSPNSLAESPFSSPGVAPAHADSPKTTWNVKPSPQSPVEFEPDRYTLPKIKPKVVLPQQPKKSLSEPNTLHRTKPKPNLSLSQLKSYNEVDESKKSQLAQQSLRGTPIQPARALPNQQNARVPKTKLSLSERKGLNLNCNLGTNSLKDNSRSMTVGEVLSKRGQLPRQNKQPPKAQVKPPPPQQQQQPAGGMFANYTKYIDVESGSLNFSGKASVHSKGIDFSSGSSFRISLDDLEYIEELGRGNYGTVSKVLHKPTNVIMAMKEVRLELDESKFRQILMELEILHNCVSNCIVDFYGAFLVEGAVYMCIEYMNGGSLDKIYADVGIPEPQLAYITKCVVSGLKTLKDKHNIIHRDVKPTNILVNDQGKVKLCDFGVSGNLVASMARTNIGCQSYMAPERIKSVNPDDISYTVQSDIWSLGLSILEMAKGCYPYPPETYDNIFSQLSAIVDGEAPTLPEGKFSLEAQDFVAQCLQKDAKLRPTYALLEKHPWLQRYDDDEKNVEDMKIFVTQRLQDIESAKLVAVDTEKQPNSAPATSAASVFEYKKVPALHRGGLPK; this is encoded by the coding sequence ATGACGGATTCAGTGAGTTCAAGTTTTAATAACTTGAACCTATTAGATGATTTTGACGAAGAAACAGCGGAGCTGGAAAAACTACAGGAAGAACAGAAGCCATCCATTTCCCGAAACTCGTCCACCAACAGAAGGCAGCAACAGAACGGTGGTGTGAACGATGCATTGAGAGCTCGTGTCAGGGccttccaagaaaagagaCGCACGCAGCAAGATAAGAATGAGACTAGTGACGACACAAGCTCACCAAACTCATTAGCAGAGTCtcccttttcttctcctggTGTGGCGCCTGCCCATGCAGACTCTCCCAAGACGACGTGGAATGTCAAACCTTCGCCACAGAGTCCAGTAGAGTTTGAACCCGACAGATATACTCTGCCGAAGATAAAACCGAAAGTAGTACTTCCACAGCAACCTAAAAAGTCTTTGTCGGAACCAAACACGCTTCATAGAACTAAACCGAAGCCAAATTTGTCACTGTCACAATTAAAGTCTTACAATGAAGTGGATGAATCCAAGAAAAGCCAACTAGCACAGCAGAGCCTCAGAGGTACTCCTATACAGCCTGCAAGAGCACTTCCTAACCAACAGAATGCTCGTGTCCCCAAGACTAAACTTTCTTTATCTGAAAGAAAGGGACTCAATTTGAACTGTAATCTTGGaacaaattctttgaaggacaaCAGTCGATCGATGACTGTGGGAGAAGTACTTAGTAAGCGAGGTCAACTTCCAAGACAGAATAAGCAACCTCCGAAGGCCCAGGTAAAGCCACCACCAcctcaacagcaacaacagccTGCTGGAGGAATGTTTGCAAACTACACTAAATACATTGATGTTGAATCTGGTTCCCTTAACTTTTCTGGAAAAGCTTCTGTTCATTCAAAGGGAAttgatttttcatctgGCTCTTCGTTCCGAATATCATTGGACGATTTGGAATacattgaagaactagGTCGTGGTAACTACGGTACAGTCAGCAAAGTACTACACAAGCCAACAAATGTGATCATGGCTATGAAAGAAGTTCGGTTAGAGTTGGATGAGTCCAAGTTTCGACAGATTCTAATGGAACTAGAAATTCTGCACAACTGTGTTAGTAACTGCATTGTTGATTTTTACGGAGCTTTCCTTGTTGAAGGCGCTGTATACATGTGCATTGAATATATGAACGGAGGATCTCTGGACAAAATCTACGCAGATGTTGGTATTCCGGAACCTCAATTAGCATATATCACTAAGTGTGTTGTAAGTGGCCTtaagactttgaaagataAACACAATATTATTCACAGAGATGTCAAGCCTACAAACATATTAGTGAATGATCAAGGAAAGGTCAAATTATGTGACTTTGGAGTTAGCGGAAACTTGGTTGCTTCCATGGCTCGTACAAACATCGGATGCCAATCCTACATGGCTCCAGAACGCATCAAATCTGTCAACCCAGATGATATTTCCTACACAGTACAGTCCGATATTTGGTCATTAGGGCTATCCATATTAGAAATGGCCAAAGGTTGTTATCCTTACCCTCCAGAAACATACGataatattttttctcaaTTGAGTGCTATTGTCGATGGTGAAGCACCTACACTTCCAGAGGGCAAATTCTCCTTAGAGGCTCAGGACTTTGTTGCACaatgtcttcaaaaagacGCAAAATTGCGTCCCACGTATGCCTTATTGGAGAAACATCCTTGGCTGCAACGTtatgatgatgacgaaaAGAACGTGGAGGACATGAAAATCTTTGTCACCCAACGTCTAcaagatattgaaagtGCCAAACTTGTTGCGGTAGATACCGAGAAGCAACCTAACTCAGCACCCGCAACATCTGCTGCTTCAGTCTTCGAATACAAGAAAGTTCCTGCTCTACATAGAGGGGGACTACCTAAATAG
- a CDS encoding Cyclin, interacts with Pho85p cyclin-dependent kinase (Cdk), induced by Gcn4p at level of transcript yields the protein MIFNDYQATSSTTVVTVKTGNDNLGVHVKALKAPIADKVQKSEQIQSVDSVSLVHAAAIMLQLNWPWQVYQSYDSKLRGLQFFITEVLKRTKAKIGVLEVALYYIHKLSLRSTKVRCAKRIFLSCLMLSYKFTQDKNYTANTWSRVSGLSVQELMQNEIAILVDLEYKLFIDLETFSKWKESLQALAYGAPKSRMISLASAMARPNIPPSLSCSDDESDSTMEPISLKRRVHDRSLPVQTTKRVHLS from the coding sequence ATGATATTTAACGATTATCAGGCAACGTCATCCACCACTGTTGTCACAGTAAAGACTGGCAATGACAACCTTGGCGTTCACGTTAAGGCGTTAAAGGCACCTATTGCTGACAAGGTGCAAAAATCGGAACAAATTCAGAGTGTCGATTCGGTGTCTCTGGTTCATGCTGCTGCTATTATGCTACAACTAAACTGGCCGTGGCAAGTTTATCAATCTTATGACTCTAAACTTCGGGgccttcaatttttcatcactgaagttttgaaacGAACAAAGGCAAAGATCGGCGTATTAGAAGTTGCCCTTTATTATATTCATAAACTAAGTCTCAGAAGTACGAAGGTTAGGTGTGCAAAAAGAATCTTTCTATCATGTCTTATGCTCTCCTACAAATTCACTCAAGATAAGAACTACACTGCCAATACTTGGTCACGGGTCTCTGGACTATCTGTCCAGGAGTTGATGCAGAATGAAATTGCGATTCTAGTTGATTTGGAAtacaaactcttcatcGACCTTGAGACATTCTCCAAATGGAAGGAGTCACTCCAGGCCCTTGCCTATGGAGCTCCTAAGTCCAGGATGATTTCCTTGGCCTCAGCTATGGCTCGTCCTAACATTCCTCCTTCCCTTTCATGttcagatgatgaaagTGACTCCACTATGGAACCTATTTCTCTGAAGCGTCGAGTCCACGATAGGTCTCTACCAGTTCAAACTACAAAAAGAGTTCATCTATCATAG
- a CDS encoding Chitin deacetylase, together with Cda1p involved in the biosynthesis ascospore wall component encodes MTQKTQYIIILLTLIVSAFSESSGQNADGALPSDSTEIFKTQPFPDWLHAFTGLNAWPDENPPYIPLEFIDFENIVSDPRREFGTCPPDRSTCSFDCYKCISFDDAYTCPKLSQTFDDGPSPSTPKLLAALTHNTTFFTVGLNVVKYPEVYQQIQQKGHLLGLHTWSHKFLPSLSNEEIIAQFQWSIWAMNATGHHLPKWYRPPYGGIDNRVRSIARQFGMQAVLWDYDSFDWKLESVPPQRTESEIYSDVQRWRHKTWSPAGLILEHDGMPKTVDAGIEISKIIGPDQLTVAECVGGIDYIRTF; translated from the coding sequence ATGACTCAAAAGACACAGTATATAATCATTTTGTTGACTCTGATAGTTTCAGCTTTCTCCGAAAGCTCGGGTCAAAATGCTGACGGGGCTCTCCCTTCTGATTCTACCGAAATATTCAAAACCCAACCATTCCCTGACTGGCTCCATGCCTTCACTGGGCTTAATGCTTGGCCTGATGAAAACCCACCATATATTCCCCTGGAGTTTATcgattttgaaaacattgtCAGTGACCCTAGAAGAGAATTTGGAACCTGTCCCCCAGATAGAAGTACCTGTTCCTTCGACTGTTACAAATGCATCAGTTTTGATGATGCCTATACTTGCCCCAAACTTTCGCAGACATTCGACGATGGCCCATCTCCTTCTACCCCTAAATTGCTGGCAGCATTAACGCACAACACCACATTCTTCACCGTTGGGCTGAATGTAGTTAAGTACCCAGAAGTGTATCAGCAGATACAGCAGAAGGGTCATCTCTTAGGATTGCACACCTGGAGTCATAAGTTTCTTCCCTCGTTATCGAACGAGGAAATCATTGCTCAATTTCAGTGGTCAATTTGGGCAATGAATGCAACTGGTCACCACCTGCCCAAGTGGTACAGACCACCATATGGTGGAATTGACAATCGAGTTAGGTCGATTGCACGTCAATTCGGAATGCAAGCTGTGCTTTGGGATTATGACTCCTTCGATTGGAAATTGGAGTCAGTCCCTCCTCAGCGAACTGAAAGCGAAATCTATAGTGACGTTCAAAGATGGAGACACAAAACATGGAGTCCAGCGGGTTTGATTCTCGAACACGACGGTATGCCCAAAACAGTCGATGCTGGCATTGAAATCAGTAAGATTATCGGTCCTGATCAGCTTACCGTGGCAGAGTGTGTCGGAGGCATTGATTACATTCGAACTTTTTAG
- a CDS encoding Histone methyltransferase with a role in transcriptional elongation, with translation MLASQSEEEPFSFYMWCDMPSRPSRNSLKDSTYLPLSELLEHGEAPTTRPSRKLTRSIEQCKKWVACIDHSNFPGHWSVGKRGCRTKVQLQMQLILSAATGSPLKLWIFSQRGLEVVSFLLIPKPEALQFVSPTRKQKRKIVSLPNSNFRATTAEWANLAKNIWRSSKEHDKVIKNSRSLRDYNSCNCRVNCGDLCLNRILQIECDSTICKLSETRSCGNTQFTTLELGISSLFREGTRVCRIDDKKGYGLVAIREFAPYELICEYTGEVINQEVVKERLSKKKVFHYYHLSLEQGLSIDSTVKGSVARFVNHSCAPNAEVQKWYVQDEPRIGLFAGSKGIIPGDEITYDYNFIWLENAEPQLCYCQSANCRGVIGKKHSPSPVSQPTKSSKRTPQEGSQPSRKRGQHKIKDNQLLKTEKDTDARRLRRSIRHKGLAPDVGNTLQRLPLHVRKQLSIDMAPPGKADDISRQLLAVLLPTEGRTRSSRQRKVVEACIKTGIPLKYTGLDIKEPFPKKRVNKRNSARKLRSSSKSSSTSKKSASETLILKEEPKNHPPPPRVSEKLKIAHIIHSSEESLSSIPFHPINQIN, from the coding sequence ATGCTAGCCTCACAGAGCGAAGAGGAGCCCTTTTCCTTCTACATGTGGTGTGATATGCCGTCCAGGCCTTCCAGAAATAGTTTAAAGGATTCAACGTATTTACCTCTGAGTGAACTATTAGAACACGGTGAAGCTCCAACAACGCGTCCCAGTAGGAAACTGACTAGGTCCATTGAACAATGCAAAAAATGGGTTGCATGTATAGACCATAGCAATTTCCCCGGTCACTGGTCCGTCGGTAAACGAGGTTGTCGCACCAAAGTACAACTGCAGATGCAGTTAATCTTGAGCGCAGCTACTGGATCTCCTTTGAAGCTTTGGATTTTTAGTCAAAGAGGATTAGAAGTGGTATCGTTTTTGCTTATTCCCAAACCAGAAGCTTTGCAGTTTGTTTCCCCGACAAGAAAGCAGAAACGCAAAATTGTTTCCCTGCCCAACAGCAACTTCAGAGCTACAACCGCAGAATGGGCTAACCTAGCGAAGAACATTTGGAGAAGCTCAAAAGAACATGATAAAGTTATCAAAAACAGCAGATCATTAAGAGATTACAATAGTTGCAACTGTAGAGTTAATTGTGGTGATCTCTGTCTCAATcgaattcttcaaatcgAATGTGATTCTACCATCTGCAAACTATCAGAGACACGTAGTTGCGGGAACACCCAATTTACGACGTTGGAACTAGGTATATCTTCATTGTTCAGAGAAGGCACACGTGTTTGTCGCATTGATGACAAAAAAGGTTATGGCTTAGTAGCCATACGAGAATTTGCGCCATATGAGTTAATCTGTGAATACACTGGTGAAGTCATTAATCAAGAAGTCGTTAAGGAAAGgctttcaaagaagaaagtctTTCACTActatcatctttctctAGAGCAGGGACTTTCGATAGATTCTACTGTAAAGGGTTCAGTAGCCAGATTCGTCAATCATTCTTGTGCGCCCAATGCAGAAGTTCAGAAGTGGTACGTACAGGACGAACCCAGAATTGGATTATTTGCAGGTTCGAAAGGTATAATACCAGGAGATGAGATTACTTACGATTACAATTTCATCTGGCTAGAGAATGCCGAACCTCAACTGTGTTACTGCCAATCTGCCAATTGCAGGGGTGTGATAGGTAAGAAACACTCACCATCTCCAGTCTCTCAACCAACCAAGTCTTCGAAAAGGACCCCTCAGGAGGGTTCCCAGCCAAGTAGAAAGAGGGGGCAACATAAAATCAAGGACAATCAACTTCTTAAAACGGAGAAGGACACTGACGCAAGGCGACTAAGGCGGAGTATTCGGCACAAAGGCCTAGCGCCTGACGTAGGCAACACGCTACAGAGGTTACCCCTACATGTAAGAAAACAACTATCAATTGATATGGCACCTCCTGGCAAAGCGGATGACATCTCAAGACAGCTACTTGCAGTCCTATTACCAACTGAAGGCAGAACAAGGTCTTCTCGTCAAAGGAAAGTAGTAGAAGCCTGTATAAAAACAGGAattcctttgaaatacACGGGACTAGATATCAAGGAACcgtttccaaagaaacGTGTGAATAAACGAAACTCTGCTCGCAAGCTAAGATCGTCTTCGAAAAGTTCATCCACATCAAAAAAAAGTGCCTCCGAAACTTTGATCCTCAAAGAAGAGCCCAAAAACCACCCTCCGCCTCCAAGAGTTTCAGAAAAACTGAAGATTGCTCACATCATCCACTCTTCTGAAGAATCTCTTTCCTCCATCCCCTTTCACCCTATTAACCAAATCAACTAA
- a CDS encoding mitochondrial 37S ribosomal protein RSM7 (Mitochondrial ribosomal protein of the small subunit, has similarity to E. coli S7 ribosomal protein), producing MLRVSNLSRRLGVGSLGRFVTSPLLQKTPVQIFRFNSSQNKDVYDLWIQSIQELRKELNDKPWIPEVSLAPPGQARADMRDTSHLQWQPTQEQLEQIAELKSKPIPLKNDPLIEHCTNLIMKDGLKYKANQYLSKALYLVFLQKRKDPVELLRGCLDSLGPLCSTKTMKTGFAKNVTVPVPLSTRQRNRLAFKWILEGSDKRASKDFSVRLAEEIISVIDGKSSGFEKRSLMHKQAALHRAYLKLK from the coding sequence ATGTTGAGAGTGTCTAATCTTTCTAGAAGGCTTGGTGTAGGCTCCTTGGGAAGGTTTGTTACTAGCCCTTTGTTGCAAAAAACACCAGTGCAAATTTTTAGATTTAACTCTTCCCAAAACAAAGATGTGTATGACCTTTGGATCCAATCTATACAGGAACTACGAAAAGAGTTGAATGACAAGCCGTGGATCCCAGAAGTCTCCTTGGCACCCCCAGGACAAGCAAGAGCGGACATGAGAGACACTAGCCACCTACAGTGGCAGCCAACTCAAGAGCAGCTGGAACAGATTGCTGAGTTAAAGTCCAAACCTATTCCTCTGAAAAATGATCCCCTCATTGAACATTGCACAAACCTCATAATGAAGGACGGATTGAAGTATAAAGCGAACCAATATTTGAGCAAGGCTTTGTATTTGGTGTTTTtacaaaaaagaaaagatccTGTGGAGTTACTTAGAGGATGTCTGGACAGCTTGGGACCATTATGTAGTACCAAGACCATGAAGACCGGATTTGCGAAGAATGTTACCGTTCCGGTACCCTTATCTACGAGACAACGTAACAGGTTAGCATTCAAATGGATCCTAGAAGGCAGCGACAAGAGGGCATCAAAGGATTTCAGTGTCAGATTGGCGGAGGAGATAATTAGTGTGATTGATGGCAAATCGTCTGGATTTGAGAAACGGTCTCTTATGCATAAACAGGCTGCTTTGCACAGAGCCTATCTGAAGCTCAAATAA
- a CDS encoding Subunit (60 kDa) of TFIID and SAGA complexes: MSKNSQRSSIPTSHTLWSPSDTVKDAAESLGIFNLNEEAAKNLAMDIEYRIHEILDQASKFMRHGKRRTLHTSDIDRALKVLNLEPLYGYDVSRPLVFKEALVGAGQNLYYVDDDEVDFEKLINEPLPKVPRFSTFTAHWLAIEGVQPAIPQNPSPNDIKNILPINRGSMENMFSLINDEVKEDTNEEFTSTGPSVSSNISNQKQGLEVKPLVKHVLSRELQLYFDKIVEVLLNQEETKEAELLRNSALQSVRADPGLHQLVPYFIQFISETITKNLKNISLLSTMLELIYSLLMNESLFLEPYVHAIIPCILTLLLAKKIGNVDDELQKQQQLALRELSASLLERVIEDFGSSYSTLKPRITRTLLRAFVSVNNTTPGTQYGALLGLRGLGSEVIRIVVLGNVINWSSTFLEKLQQEDQVFLIDTLIETLRVLTKEGKLVKDMKTENGIDNERLKQRVGDLIADRIQACDDAQDIYWGIFFGEV, translated from the coding sequence ATGTCAAAGAATTCTCAGAGGTCTTCGATTCCTACATCGCATACGCTATGGTCTCCTTCGGACACGGTCAAGGATGCTGCGGAGTCTTTAGGGATCTTTAATTTGAATGAGGAGGCAGCGAAGAACCTGGCAATGGACATTGAATATAGAATACACGAGATATTGGACCAGGCATCAAAGTTTATGCGTCACGGTAAGAGAAGAACTTTACACACTAGCGACATTGATAGAGCgttgaaagttttgaatctAGAACCTCTTTATGGTTACGATGTCTCCAGACCACTGGTTTTCAAGGAAGCTTTGGTCGGAGCAGGACAGAACCTGTATTATGTTGACGACGACGAAGtagactttgaaaagttgatcaacGAACCTCTTCCAAAAGTGCCTAGATTCAGCACCTTTACAGCGCATTGGCTAGCTATTGAGGGTGTTCAACCTGCTATTCCTCAAAATCCTTCCCCCAATGACATTAAGAATATCTTACCCATCAACAGAGGGTCAATGGAAAACATGTTTTCTCTCATCAATGATGAGGTCAAGGAGGACACCAATGAAGAATTCACATCTACAGGTCCCTCTGTCTCATCTAATATTTCTAATCAAAAGCAAGGACTGGAAGTTAAGCCTTTGGTGAAACATGTGCTTTCCAGGGAATTACAACTCTATTTCGACAAAATCGTGGAAGTTTTGCtcaatcaagaagaaacaaaggaaGCAGAACTTTTGCGAAATAGCGCATTGCAATCTGTGCGTGCTGACCCTGGTCTTCACCAACTAGTTCCATATTTCATCCAGTTTATTTCTGAAACAATCacaaagaacttgaaaaatatttcatTACTGTCCACGATGTTGGAGTTGATATACTCACTGCTTATGAATGAGTCACTCTTTTTGGAACCTTATGTCCACGCTATTATTCCATGTATTCTCACTCTTTTACTAGCCAAGAAAATAGGAAATGTTGACGACGAATTACAGAagcaacaacaacttgCTCTTCGTGAACTCAGTGCTTCCCTTTTGGAAAGGGttattgaagattttggaTCTAGTTACTCAACATTGAAACCTAGAATCACAAGGACTCTTCTTCGTGCCTTTGTTTCTGTCAACAACACAACCCCAGGAACCCAATATGGGGCACTATTAGGGCTACGAGGCTTGGGAAGTGAAGTTATTCGAATAGTAGTCTTGGGAAATGTGATAAACTGGAGCAGCACgtttttggaaaaacttcaacagGAAGACCAAGTATTTTTGATCGACACACTGATTGAGACGTTAAGAGTGCTGACTAAGGAGGGTAAACTAGTCAAAGATATGAAAACTGAAAATGGAATAGATAATGAGAGGTTGAAACAGAGAGTGGGTGATTTAATAGCTGACAGGATACAAGCTTGCGACGATGCTCAGGATATATATTGGGGAATATTTTTTGGTGAGGTATGA
- a CDS encoding Core subunit of the ubiquinol-cytochrome c reductase complex (bc1 complex): MLSKRFLSTAAGKARFTQLTNGLVIASKKVPSTYTTIGVYTGAGSRAENPYNSGVSSLLVQSLANASKDAAAKEGVIVDSENYREVSSISTTIAKGNEAAAFKTLESILTNSLKSLEDASFIREQANIAGEKSDAVELNPEQTVIEHLYSTAYQGTSLALPVYGKGEVVSTLEPADLISFFKKSFVASNTALVATGDVDHEKLVEFASKLNITEGLKPHVQPAQFLGSEVRFRDDNLPSAYVAIAAEGESLLSRDYFVAKVAAQVNGSYLNSDPTSALQGSKLSTIVKENHLADSYYHFSTSLTDSGLWGFYTQSSNIINLDDLIHFTLKDWNRFSTTISEVEVERAKAQLKVLLLSKDDTVEKLNASLGINAIVSGYEQSSEEIISRIDKVSVADVTRWAGSKLWDQDIAISATGQIEALFDYNRLRNDMSQMRW, from the coding sequence ATGCTTTCCAAGAGATTTCTGTCCACCGCCGCTGGTAAGGCTAGATTCACCCAGCTGACCAATGGTTTAGTGATTGCCTCCAAAAAAGTTCCATCCACATACACTACCATTGGTGTTTACACAGGCGCTGGTTCCAGAGCTGAGAACCCATACAACTCAGGTGTATCGTCTCTTTTGGTTCAGTCTCTAGCCAATGCTTCCAAAGATGCCGCTGCCAAGGAAGGTGTTATCGTAGATTCAGAGAACTACAGAGAGGTTTCTTCCATTTCCACCACCATTGCCAAGGGTAACGAGGCAGCTGCTTTCAAGACTCTGGAGTCCATCTTGACCAACTCCCTCAAGTCTCTTGAAGACGCTTCATTCATCAGAGAGCAAGCTAACATTGCCGGTGAAAAGTCTGATGCCGTCGAGCTTAACCCGGAACAGACCGTCATTGAGCACTTGTACTCCACCGCTTATCAAGGAACCTCATTGGCCTTGCCAGTTTACGGTAAAGGTGAGGTcgtttcaactttggagcCTGCTGACTTaatttccttcttcaagaagagcTTTGTTGCATCCAACACTGCTTTGGTGGCCACGGGTGATGTCGATCATGAGAAATTGGTAGAATTTGCTTCCAAGTTGAATATTACTGAAGGTCTCAAGCCTCACGTTCAACCCGCCCAATTCTTGGGTTCCGAGGTTAGATTCAGAGATGACAACTTGCCATCAGCTTACGTTGCCATTGCTGCTGAAGGTGAGTCTCTCTTATCTAGAGACTACTTTGTTGCTAAGGTTGCTGCCCAGGTGAACGGAAGCTACCTTAACAGTGACCCTACTTCTGCTCTACAAGGTTCCAAATTATCCACCATCGTCAAGGAGAACCACTTGGCAGACTCCTACTACCACTTTTCCACTTCCTTAACCGATTCCGGTTTGTGGGGTTTCTACACACAATCTTCCAACATCATTAACCTTGACGACTTGATCCATTTCACCCTAAAAGACTGGAACAGATTTTCCACCACCATTTCCGAAGTTGAGGTTGAGAGAGCCAAGGCTCAACTAAAGGTTTTGTTATTGAGTAAAGATGACACcgttgaaaagttgaatgcTTCTCTGGGTATCAACGCCATTGTTTCTGGATATGAACAGTCCTCCGAGGAGATTATTTCTAGAATTGACAAGGTTAGCGTTGCTGACGTTACTAGGTGGGCAGGTTCCAAATTGTGGGATCAAGACATTGCCATCTCTGCCACAGGACAAATCGAGGCTTTGTTCGATTACAACAGATTGAGAAACGACATGTCCCAAATGAGATGGTAA
- a CDS encoding mitochondrial 37S ribosomal protein MRP2: MTMKRFPIPTKIPSTYINGRVLRDHFKRQQAAANEVTVQALKFIARNTLLPKRTRVEAQLQLTSMPYYTYMNQVSNRCVDSGRGKGVFRDFRLCRTQFREQALAGELPGVMKGVW, from the coding sequence ATGACTATGAAACGGTTTCCTATTCCTACAAAGATTCCCAGCACATACATAAATGGGCGAGTATTGAGGGACCATTTTAAAAGACAGCAGGCTGCTGCAAATGAAGTTACCGTGCAAGCATTAAAGTTTATTGCTAGGAACACTCTACtgccaaaaagaacaagagTGGAGGCCCAACTACAATTGACATCCATGCCTTATTATACTTATATGAACCAAGTTAGCAACAGATGCGTGGATTCTGGAAGAGGCAAAGGTGTTTTCAGGGATTTTAGACTTTGTAGAACTCAGTTCAGAGAGCAGGCATTAGCGGGCGAACTTCCGGGGGTGATGAAAGGTGTGTGGTGA